AGCGCGCGTCCCATGGCGAGCATCTGCTGCTCGCCGCCGGAGAGCGTGCCGGCCACCTGACGGCGGCGTTCCTTCAGGCGCGGGAAGAGCGCGAAGACTTTTTCCAGATCGGCGGCGAGGCTCTGCGCGCCGGCGGCATGGCGCGTGTAGGCGCCCATTTCCAGATTTTCCTGCACCGACATGTGCAGAAAGACGCGGCGCCCCTCGGGGACCTGCGCCAGGCCGAGCTCGACCACCTTGTAGGGCGGCACTTTCGCCAGTCGGCGGCCGAAGAAAGAGACGCCGCCCGTGCGCGGCAGCAGGCCGGAGATGGCGTTCAGCGTCGTGGATTTGCCGGCGCCGTTGGCGCCGATCAGCGTGACGATCTCGCCCTGAAAGACTTCGAAGGAAATGCCCTTGATGGCGTGGATGCTGCCGTAAAAAACGTGAACATCGTCAACTTTGAGGATTGGATCGGCCATGGTTAGCCCTCCTTCTGCCGGCCGAGGTAGGCCTCGATGACGGCGGGGTCGCTCTGGATGTCCGCCGGCGCGCCCTTGGCGATGACGCGCCCGAAGTTGAGCACGCAGATGCCCTCGCACAGGTTCATGACCAGATTCATGTCGTGTTCGATGAGCATGATGGCGATCGGGAACATCTCGTGCACGCGGCGGATGCTGTCGATCAGCTCGCGCGTTTCCGAGGGATTCATGCCTGCCGCCGGCTCGTCGAGCAGCAACAGCGACGGGTAGGTGGCGAGAGCGCGCACGATCTCGAGGCGGCGCTGCGCGCCGTAGGGCAGCGAACCGGCCTTGACGTCGGCCAGACCCTGCATGTCGAAGATGGACAGCAGCTTGAGAGCGCGGCGATGGGCGGCCAGTTCCTGGCGGCGGTAGCGCGGCAGGCGCAGGATCGCGCCGAACAGGCCGTAGTGGATGTCGTTGGTCATGGCGACTTTGACGTTGTCGGCGACGCTGAGGTTCTTGAAAAGTCGGATGTTCTGGAACGTGCGGGCGATGCCGAGGCGGTTGGCCTGCGCCGGCGTCATGCCGACGGTATCCTGCCCGTCGAGCAGCACGGTGCCCGTGGTGGGGTGGTAGACTTTGGTGAGCAGGTTGAAGACCGTCGTCTTGCCGGCGCCGTTGGGACCGATCAGCCCGGCGATCTCCGTGCGACCGATGGTGAGGTTGAAGTTCTCGACGATCTTCAGACCGCCGATCGTCAGTCCGAGATTGACGCACTCCAGGATCGGGGCGCGTCCGGCGTCGCGCTCGGGAACCAGCGCGCGCGAGGGGACGGGAACGAGTTTAGTGGCCATGGAGGGCTTCCTCCTTTGAGGCGCGGCCGAAAAGTTTCAGCCGCGCGAAGAAATTCCTCACGGCCGCGTTGTTGGAGCCCAGCATGATGGCGATCAGCAGCACCGCGTAGATCAGCATGCGGTAATCGCGGAACTCGCGCAGCTTTTCCGGCAGGATCGTCAGCGCCGCGGCGGCGACGATGGAGCCGAGCATGTTGCCCTGGCCGCCCAAAACAACGAAGACGAGGATCAGGATCGAAGTGTTGAAGTCGAACTTGTTGGCGACGATCGTGGAGTAGTTCATGGCGAACAGGCAGCCGGCCGCGCCCGCCAGCGCCGCGGAAACGACGAAGGCGGTCATCTTGTACCTGGTGACGTCGATGCCGACGCTCTCGGCGGCGATACGGTCGTCGCGGACGGCCTGGAAGGCGCGCCCCATACGGCTGTTGATGAGATTGTAGACGACGACCAGCGCGATCATCACCAGCGCGAAGCCGGCGCCGAACGTGGCGATCTTGCGGATGCCGCCGACGCCCATCGGGCCGCCGACGATCAAACGGCCGCCGGGCAGCAGCCCCGTTGTGTCGGCCAGCATGCTGAAGTGCAGCCCCGCCTTGTCGACGCCCATGTAAAAGTTGTTCAGCACGCTTTTGATGATCTCGCCGAACGCCAGCGTGACGATGGCCAGGTAATCGCCCTTGAGCCGCAGCACGGGAATGCCGATCAAAAAACCGGCCAGCGCCGCGAACGCCGCCCCCGCCGCCATGGAAACGGACAGACGCAGGGGCGCAAAGGGGACGAGATCTTGCAGCAAGATGGCGCAGGCGACGCCCGTGAACGCGCCCACGGACATGAAGCCGGCGTGCCCCAGCGACAGCTCGCCGAGCACGCCCACCACCAGATTCAGCGCTACGGCCATGACCATGTAGGCGCAGATCGGCACCAGCATCCCCCTCATGGACGAACTGAGCGTCCGCGTCGAGATCATGGTCTGGAGAACGACGTAGGCCAGCGCCACCAGCGCGTACGTGCCGTAAACGCGGCGGGCTTCGGGTCTTTTGAGGTTGATCAGACGTTTCACGGCTACACCTTTTCCTGCATCTGACGGCCCAGCAGTCCCGCGGGCTTGACCAGCAGTACCACGATCAGCACGGCGAAGACCACGGCGTCGGAGAGCTGCGTGGAGATGTATGCCTTGGCGAAGATCTCGATCACGCCCAGCAGCAGCCCGCCCAGAAAAGCGCCGGGAATGGAGCCGATGCCGCCGAAAACGGCCGCCGTGAACGCCTTGATGCCCGGCAGCGAACCCGTCGTCGGCATCAGCGTCGGATAGGCCGAGCACAGCAGCGCGCCGGCTGCGGCCGCCAGCCCGGAACCGATGGCGAACGTCAGCGAAATGGTGGCGTTGACGTTGATGCCCATCAGCAGCGCCGCGCCCTTGTCTTCCGAACAGGCGCGCATCGCCTTGCCCATGCGCGTGCGTCCGACGAACCACGACAGCGCCGTCATGATCGCCAGACAGGAGACGATCGTCACAATCGTCACGTGAGAGATGGAAAGCCGGCCGCCGAACAGTTTGACCGCGCCGTGCCCGACCACCGAGGGGAACACCTTGGGATTCGACGTCCACAGCAGCAGCGCCGTGTTCTGCAAAAAGTAACTGACGCCGATGGCCGTGATCAGCACCGCCAGCGACGGGGCCTGGCGCAGCGGCTTGTAGGCCAGCTTTTCCACGACGATGCCCAGCAGCGTGCAGACCGCCATGGCCAGAACAACGCCGGCGATCGCCGGCAGGTGGAAGCGAAACACGGCGTAGAAACAGACATAGGCGCCGACCATGATCACGTCGCCGTGAGCGAAGTTGAGCATCTTGGCGATGCCGTAGACCATGGTGTAGCCCAGCGCGATGATTGCGTAGATGCTGCCCAGGCCGACGCCGCTGATAAAGAAGTTCAGAAAGGTCATGAGTTCACCTCGAAAGATCTCGCAAAAAAGTGGAAAAGCGGCGAACGGCGGGATGGAGCCGTTCGGAAGAGAAAAGCGAGAGCGTCGCCGAAAGGACCGGTCAGGCCGGCCTTCCGGCGACGCTCTTAGGCGAGGCGGAACGGCGCGCCGTTCGCTTGCGCCCGTGAAACTTAATCGAGCCCGACGTAAGCGCCGTTTCTGATGATCATGCCCTTGGGATCCTTGGAGATCTCGCCGTTGGCCTTCCACGTCATGTTGCCGCCCGTCAGTCCGTTGAACGTCATCGTCGTGAACTGCCCGATCATCAGCTCGCAGAGCTTCTCGGCGTTCATGTCGGGCGCGGCCTTGGCGTTTTCGAGCGCCTGTTTGTAAGCGTAAACGCAGTCGTACGCGTCGGCGGCGAACTGATTGGGAACTTCGCCGAAACGCTTCCGATACTCGGCCACGAAAGCGGCCGTGCGCTCGTCCGTGGAATCTGCGTTGAACGGCGTCAGCAACATGACGCCTTCGGCCAGATCCTTGTTGAAGCCTTCCATGGTCAGGATGCCGTCCATGCCGTCCACGCCGAACCACTTGGGCGCAAAGTTCATGGCCGCCGCCTGAGCGAGGATCAGCGAGGCGTGCTGATAGTACATGGGCAGGAAGACCAGCTCCGCGCCGGACTTCTGGGCGTCGGCCAGCTGCACCGAGAAGTCGGTGTCGTTGCCGTCGGCGAACGTGGTGTCGCTGACCACTTCGAGGCCGGCTTCGGCCGCCTTGGTCGCGAATGTGTCATGAATGCCCTTGGAGTACACGTCGTCGTTCTTCCAGATCACGGCGACTTTCCTGGCCAAAGCTTTGCCGGCGATGTACTGTGCGGAGGCGGAGCCCTGATTGGGATCGACGAAGCACATCTGGAACACGTTGTCCTTGCCGGCGGTCACGGCGACGGCCGAAGCGGAAGGAGTGAGCGCGAAGATGCGGTCGGCGAAGTTCTCGGCGGCCGTCGCCTCGCAGGGTTTGGACGTGACCGAGCCGAGCGAGAGCTGCATGCCCCAGTCCTTGAGGGCGTTGTAGGCGTTGACGGCCTTTTCGGCGTCGTGCGTGTCGTCCTCGTAATTCAGCTCAAACCGAATGCCGCCGGCCGCGTTGATCTCGTCGACGGCGATCTGCGCGCCGTTCTTGGCGGCATTGCCGTAAATGGCGGCGCCTCCCGTCAGCGGAGCCGTGCCGCCCAGCTTGAAGGCGTCGGCGCCGAAGGCGCAGCCAGCCATCATGGAGGCGGCGAAAACGAAAGCGAATACGAATACATCCTTTTTCATCGTGTAAAACATCCTTTCAGCGAGAATTTGCAGAGCATGCGCTTTCAGGCAGGTCTGCCGACGCGAAGGCGCGCGGTCCGCTCTGGCGAAGGAACGCCATGCCTTTTCGCGTTTATGAAAATGAATTATATGAGCGGCTCAGCGAAAAGTAAACTGTCGACGCCTTTAAAATAAGTAATATTGCAATTATTGCGTTAATTCAAGCCTAAAGTTTAGACGGCAAATAATAAAATAATCAGAATATTTATTCTTGAGTTGTTGAACGGCGGCGAGCAAAAAAAACGAGGACTGGCCGAAAAGATCGGTCAGCCCTCGTTTTATCGAATAGATTTTAGGCAGCCGGGAACCGGTGTCAGCGGTTTTCGGCGGCGTTTCCGCGGCGCGGGTGGCGCGCGAGAAAGTCGCGGATCAGCCAACCGGCCACGGTGAGCGTGCCGGGGATATTGTCGGGGATCTCCTCGGGGGCGAACCAGCGGGCCTCGCCGATCTCCACGCCGTCGGGGCGGAGCTCGCCGCTCTTCCAGCGGGCGCGGCAGGCCAGCATCAGCGAGCGGGGAAACGGCCAGTACTGGCTGTACAGATACTGGATGCTGTCCCGGTCCACTTCGACGTTCACTTCCTCGCGCACCTCGCGGACGACGGCGTCTTCGATCGACTCGCCGACTTCGAGAAATCCCGCCAGCACGCTGAAACGGTTGAATCTGTTCCGCCGGTTCATGGCCAGCAGTAGCTTGCCGTCGCGCTCGACGGCCACGATCATGGCCGGGCAGATGACGGGAAAGAGCGTGTGCCCGCAGCTGGGGCACTTCATGGCGTGCTGCTCGCCGGGCGCGGGCTCCATCTTCGCGCCGCAGCAGCCGCAATAGCGGGCCTGACGATGCCAGTCGGCCAGGCCCCAGGCGGCGCTCATGGCCTGAAAGTCTTCCCTGCCGAACTGCTCGCCGAAGGAGCGGCGGCTGACGGCGCTCCAGCCCTCGGGGAGTTTTGCGTCCGCTTCGACGCGTCCCCAGACGCAGCCAGCGGGACCGAGACTGCCGAAGGGCCCCGAGTCGCTCAACGGCAACCGCCCCGCCTCGGCGGCGCCGGGCAGGCGCCCCTGAAAGAGCAGGACCGAATCGCCCTGAAAAAGTACGGCCGTGTTTTCGTCAAGCATTCAGAGCGCCTCCGGCTTTCGCGGCCCGAATGGACATGACGCGGGGCGCGCCGGGCGTAACGCGTTTTTCTTCCATGAAGAATCAGCCTCCCTGCATTCCAAAGAAGATTTTTAAGAGTTCAGGCGCCGAGAACGGCCCTTCCGGCCACAAGTCCGCTGGCCGCCGCCTGGATGATGCCGCGGCTGACGCCGGCCCCGTCGCCGGCCATGTACAGATGTTTGACGTTGGGCACGGCGAGGTTGTTTCCCAGCTCGAGACGCAGCGAATAGAGCTTGATCTCCACGCCGTAGAGCAGCGTGTCGTTCTGGTTGACGCCGGGCATGATCACGTTCAGCGCGTCGAGGAACTCGACGATGTCGGTCATGTGGCGGTGGGGCAGCACGAGGCTGAGGTCGCCGGGGACGGCGGGACCGGTCTGCTCGATCATGCCGCGGGCGATGCGGTCGGGCGTGGAGCGGCGACCGTCGCGCAGGTCGCCGAGGCGCTGCACCAGCAATCCGCCGCCGGCCAGCATGTTGGCGAGGCGGGCGATGTGCGTGGCGTAGCCGATCGGGTCGGTGAACGGGCGCGTGAAATTCTTGGTGACGAGCACGGCGAAGTTGGTGTTGTGCGACTTGGTGTTCTTGAGACTGTGCCCGTTGACGGTGACGAGGCCGTGCGTGCGGTTGAACTCGGAGACCACGAAGCCCGACGGGTTCATGCAGAAAGTGCGCACGCGGTCGTCGAACGTGGGCGTGTTGTAGAGACATTTGACTTCGTAAAAGTCGCGGGTCAGCTCTTCGCAGGCGCTGTCGGGCACTTCGACGCGCACGCCGATGTCCACCGGCATCGAGGCGATCGGCAGCTTCAGTCGTCTGACGATCCCCTCCAGCCACGAAGCGCCGTCGCGTCCCGGCGCGACGATGACGTCGGCGGCTCGGTGTTCCGTGCCGTCGCTCGTGACCACGCCGACGGCGGCGCCGTTTTCGACAAGGATGTCCTGTACGAAGGTGTTCATGAGGATGTCGCATTTGTCGCGCAGGGAGCGGTACATGGCGTCGAGCACCTCGCGCGAGGCGTCGGTGCCGATGTGGCGGATCCTGGCCGGCAGCACCTTGATGCCTTTCGAGGCGGCCCGGCGGATCGTGTCGTGCACGTTCTGCCCGCTCGGCTCGTAAAGATGGGGATCGGCGCCGTCGGCGACGAAACGGTCGTCCACGGCTTTCATCAGGCGCTCCAGCTCCGCCGTGCCGACGTACTCTTCGAGGTTGCCGCCGTAGCCGGTCGTGATCGTCAGCTTGCCGTCGGAAGCCGACCCCGCGCCGCCCCAGCCGGACACCACCGCGCAGGACGGGCAGTTGACGCAGCGGTCGGCTTGCCCCGCCATGATCGGGCAGATTCGTTCCCTGATCAGCCGCCCCTTGTCGACGATCAGCACTCTTTTGCCGGCGCCGGCCAGTTCCTGCGCCGCGAAAATCCCCGCCGGCCCCGCGCCGACGATGATCGCATCGTAGTTCATGATTCTTCCCCCAAGTTCTTTTTGGGAACGTTTGATTTTACCGTTCGAGATCTTGATGAATTATAGCATGCCGGGAAAAACAAAAATGTCGGCGCGGAAAAAGCGGTGCGCTCTCGTCGAACTGCCCTGGGCGAGAAACTCTTCGATCCTGACGCCGAGAGGATTCAGGCGAAAATGTTCCACGTGGAACAATATAAACGGCCGCGCGACGATGAAAAAATCCATCGTCGCGCGGCCGTTTGCCGTCAGTGCCCGGTCTGTTACAGGTCGCGGCGGTCCACTTCCACGCGGTTCAGTTCGGGGATGCGGATAATCCGCGTGGCCACGCGCTCGGCCAGCGAAGGATTGTGCGTGATGGCGACGAGTCCCATGCGATGGCGCTCGGCGTAGTTCAGCACGAAGTTCCAGATGTGCGCCTGATTGAGCGCGTCGAGCATGGTGGTCATCTCGTCGGCGATCAGCAGGCGCGTCTCGGGGCGCATCACGCGGGCGACGCAGAAGCGCTGCAGTTCGCCGCCGGACAGCTCGACGGGCCAGCGGTCGTACCAGATGGAACGGATGCCCATTTCGTTCAGCACCTCGCCGTCCAACGGCCCCGCTTCGTACAGAGATCTTTCCATCTTCCAGCGCGGGTTGAGCGCTTTTTCAGGATGCTGATAGACGAGCTGCACGGGGCAGTAGCCTCTCGCCGGCAGCGGCGCGCCGTTCCACAGCACTGCGCCGCTGCCGGGACGCTCGTAGCCGGCCATCACCTTGGCCAGCGTGCTCTTGCCGTAGCCGCTGGGGCCGAGAATGGCGACGCGCTCGCCTTCCGCCACGGAGAGGCTGACGTCCTTCAAAATCCACGGACCGCTGCCGTAGCGGAAAGAAATTTTTTTCACCTCAAGCATGGCAGCCGCACCTCATTCCCCGTTCGTCCACGTCCCAGGTCGCGCCGCTGGAACCGCACGCCGCGCAGCGGTCGAGGCGAAAGCCGTTCTGCGGCAGCGCCCGGAACAGCGCGCGGCTGTACGGGTGCTTCAGCCCTTCTCCGTCGCCGCTGAAAGAGCTGACGGCCGCCGTCTCCACGACGCGTCCGTCGTAAAAGATCGAGATCGCGTCGGCGACGTGCAGCGCCAGGTCGATGTCGTGCGTGATCAGCAGCACCGCCTTGCCGTGATCGGCCATGACGCGGAAGTCTTTGAGCGCCTCCAGCGCGATCTCCAAATCGAGCCCCGGCGTCGGCTCGTCGGCGATGATCAGTTCGGCGTCGGCCACGTAGGCCGTGGAGAGCAGCACGCGCCGCGCCATGCCGCCCGAAAGCTGGAATGGATAGAGTTTTTCCACGCCCGGCTTCAGACCGAAATGGGCGAACGCTTCGCGCATCTTCGCACACCGTCCCCTGCCCGGGACGCCGCAGACTTGGGGACCGACGCGCATCAGCGGGTCGAGAAACGCCACCGACTGGGGGATGAAGGCGATCTCGCGCCCGCGCAGCCGCGCTTTCGTTTCCGCCGTCATCGCTTCGCCGCGGTAGAACATCTCGCCGCCGGTGCGCGCGTTGCCGGGCAGAATGCCCATCACCGCGTGCGCCAGCAGGCTTTTGCCGGAACCGCTGGAACCGACCACGGCGAGAATCTCGCCCGCGCTCAGCGTCACGCTCAGATCGGCGATGGCCTGGAACGTCACTTTCTCCAGCCGCGCGTCGTAGCTCTCGAAACCGACCGACAGGTGGCGCACGTCAAGCAGGATGTGCTTGTCTTCGTTCATGAGGGCCTCCTATTCGCGGGCGCTGTGCGGGTCGATCAGTACCCGCAGATAGTCGCCGACGCCGTCGAAAAGCTGCGTCACCAGCAGCAGCGCGACTCCGGGGAAGAACGCCGGCCACCACATCCCCGCCGCCAGATACTTCATCGATTCCGAGAGGATCACGCCCATGGCCGGCGTGTCCAGCGGCAGACCGTAGCCGAGGAAGGTGATGCCCGCTTCGTGCAGGATCGCGTGCGGAAACAGCAGGATCAGACCCACCACGTACTGCGGGAAGACGTGCGGGACGATGTGCCGTACGGCGATGTGCAGCGGCCCTTTGCCCAGCCTGCGGGCCACCTGCACGTACTGGGCCGAACGGATCTGCATGACCTCGGCGCGAATCAGTCGCGTCAGGTTGGGCCAGTGCGTCACCGCCACGCCCGTGATGACGCCGGCCGCGCCGCCGCCCATGGCGATGGAAATCAGAATGAGCAGGATCAGGTGCGGCACGCCCATGCACAGATCGACGAGATAGTTGACCACGGCGTCCACCGTGCCGCCGAAGATCGCCGACAGACTGCCGAGGACCAGTGCGATCACCGAACTGATCGCCGCCGACAGCAGGCCGATACGGATGCTCAGCGACAGCCCCGCGACCGTGCGGTAGAACATGTCTCGCCCGAGATTGTCCGTGCCGAACAGATGCGCCAGCGACGGCGCCAGGCGGCGGGCCGAATAGTTTGCCTCGAAACTTTCCGGCGGCAGCAGCAGCCCCCAGACGAATACGCCCGACAGGATCAGCGTTCCCGTGCCGATCATCAGCAGCGTTTTGCGGCGGCGATTCAGCCAGGCCCTCGCCGGTTTTGCGCAGGCAAGCTCAGACACTGGAGCGCCCTCCCTCGCGGATCTGCGGGTCGACGAAGCCGTAAATGAGGTTGGCCGCGAGGTTGCCGGCGAACACGAAAAGGACGCTGAACAACGCGATTCCCATCAGCAGCGGCGCGTCGGCGTGAAGCCCCGCCTCGACGGCGGTGGCGCCAAGCCCTGGATAGGAGAAAACTTTCTCCGCCAGCACCGAGCCGCCGAACAGTTCGCTCACCGAAGCGCACTGCAGCGTCACCGCCGGCAGGGCGATGTTGCGCAGGCCGTGGCGGCGGATGATCTGGCCGAGCGTCTCGCCGCGGGCGCGGGCGAAGACGACGTACTCGCTCTCGAGCACGTCGATCAGCTTCTGCCGCGTGTGCAGCGCGATGTTGGCCACGCCTGTGATGGACAATGTCAGCGCCGGCAGGACGAGGTGATGGAGCCGTTCGCCCCAGGTGACCTCCGAGGCGAGGCGCCCGATCGGAATGGAGAGTCCCAGCGGGAACCAGCGCAGCTCGACGGCGAAGACCACCAGCACCAGCAGACCGATCCAGAACGTCGGCGTCGACGCCAGCACGAGGCTGAACGTCCTGACGATCTTATCGAGCCAGCTGTCGCGATACGTGCCGGCGGCGACGCCAAGAACGAGCCCCAGCGCGCCGGAGAGCGTCCATGCCGTGCCCATCAGCAGCAGCGAGGCCTTGAAACGCTCGCGCAGCACCGACGCAACCGGCTGATGCAGCGACACCGACCTGCCCAAATCGCCGTGAAGCGCGCGTTTTGCCCAGATCACATAGCGCTGGAGCGGCGGCTTGTCCAAATCCCATTGTTCTTCGATGTGGGCCCGCTGTTCGTCGGAGACGTTGATCTCGCCCAGAAAGGCGTCGACGGCGTTCATCGGCGAGGCGGTGACCAGAAAGAAACTGAGCATCGAAGCGGATGCAAGCAAGAGCAGCATTCGCGTCAGCGAGCCGCTCAGATATTTCAGAAGGCTTTTATTCACGGGAACGGGAGCTCCTTCCTTTGTCCTGTGTCGAAAAAACGAAAGCATGGCTGAATTCCGCCTTTCGGCAGAACTTCATGAAAAGCCTCAGTCGTCCCAGGACCACTCGTTCATGTTCTCGACGACCGAAAGTCCCTGATTGCGTACGGGGATCTTATTCAGCGGGGGGAGGCGTAGCCCCTTGCGGACGAGATAATTGTTCCGGGGACGGCTGATGTACAGAAACGGCACGTCCGCGGCGGCACGGGCCTCGGCCTTGCTCCAGAACGCGCTGGCCGTGTTCTGGTCCGTGGCGCGCATCGCCTGGTCGATGAGCGCGTCGACGTCGGGATTGCTGTAGGACGACGGATTGTTGATGACGGCCTTGTTGATGTTGGAGGAATGGTAATACAGTCTGAAGTCCATGGGGCTGGGAGCGCCGACGCTCCAACACGTAGGGACCGCGCGGGCTTTTCGGCATTCCGCCCAGGGCGCCGATCTGGCGATGATGCGGATGCCGAGAGCTTTGGCGTTATCAGCCAGCGCCACCACCGTATTGTAGCGATCCAGATCGTTGCTGCGGCCGGTGACGGTGAACTCGGCCTTGACGCCGTTTTTCTCGCGGATGCCGTCTCCGTCGGTATCTTTCCAGCCGGCGTCTTCGAGGAGCTTTTTGGCTTCTTCGACGCGATTGTCCTCAAAATCGATATGAGCCGCCCAAGGAAGCGTGTCGCTGCCAATCGAGCAGGCCGGCGTGCCCATGCCGTTCAGAGCGCGTTCCACCAGCTGCCGGCGGTTGATGCCGATATCCAGCGCCTTGCGGATCGCGGGGTCGCACGTCACGTTGTTGCCCGTCTTGCTTCCGTCGGGGGCCGTTCCCTCCGGAATGACCGGCAGGTTCACCGCCAACGTCCCCAGGACGTCGAGGCTCAGCAGCTCCATCCCTTCCACCGCCGAGTGCGCGTACTCGGAATTGACGAGGACGAGATCCAGCTGCCCCGATTGAGCGGCGGCCAACGCCGCGTCTTCGTCGATCTTGAGAATCGTGACACGCCGGAACGGCGATTTTGTGCCGTAATAATAGGGGTTCGGTTCGAGAATCAACTGCTGATCTTTCTGGAAATCGACGACGCGCCAGGCTCCCGAACACACCGGCCGGTCGCCGTACGCTTCGTGATAAGCGTGCG
This sequence is a window from Pyramidobacter sp. YE332. Protein-coding genes within it:
- a CDS encoding ABC transporter permease — translated: MNKSLLKYLSGSLTRMLLLLASASMLSFFLVTASPMNAVDAFLGEINVSDEQRAHIEEQWDLDKPPLQRYVIWAKRALHGDLGRSVSLHQPVASVLRERFKASLLLMGTAWTLSGALGLVLGVAAGTYRDSWLDKIVRTFSLVLASTPTFWIGLLVLVVFAVELRWFPLGLSIPIGRLASEVTWGERLHHLVLPALTLSITGVANIALHTRQKLIDVLESEYVVFARARGETLGQIIRRHGLRNIALPAVTLQCASVSELFGGSVLAEKVFSYPGLGATAVEAGLHADAPLLMGIALFSVLFVFAGNLAANLIYGFVDPQIREGGRSSV
- a CDS encoding ABC transporter substrate-binding protein produces the protein MKKSFLAALALAAVLCGTAMAKDEIVISTGVNMVAGKFDPILGHGVWGPDIFHCHLLKSGKDNVLEKDLAIREKISGDGLSYTYEIRRDAKFADGTPLTAQDIVFTYEKTKASASAADLTVMESVKALDDFTVEFTLSEPSSLFPYALSFVGIVPAHAYHEAYGDRPVCSGAWRVVDFQKDQQLILEPNPYYYGTKSPFRRVTILKIDEDAALAAAQSGQLDLVLVNSEYAHSAVEGMELLSLDVLGTLAVNLPVIPEGTAPDGSKTGNNVTCDPAIRKALDIGINRRQLVERALNGMGTPACSIGSDTLPWAAHIDFEDNRVEEAKKLLEDAGWKDTDGDGIREKNGVKAEFTVTGRSNDLDRYNTVVALADNAKALGIRIIARSAPWAECRKARAVPTCWSVGAPSPMDFRLYYHSSNINKAVINNPSSYSNPDVDALIDQAMRATDQNTASAFWSKAEARAAADVPFLYISRPRNNYLVRKGLRLPPLNKIPVRNQGLSVVENMNEWSWDD